The DNA region GTTATCATTGAGTACTAAAGGTGTAAtactataagaaaaaatattccaGTCATATTTCAATTTCATTTGTTCTCCAATAAGTTTTACAGCTTGTCTCAGTTCACCTATTTCATCAACTATTTCTCAATTTATCTTACTTTGTTGAATCAAAGTTCATGAGAATGCATATGCCAGCATTTAACAAGTTAAGCAGTTTGAACTTCTTCATGAAGTGGAACTCCAGCTGTAGTAGCCATAGCAGTTAATGCAATGATTCCCAGGGCCACATAAGTTATCGATCCTACTATCAATCGAGTTATTCTTGCTATTCTTGCAGCATGTTTCTGCACTAGCATCATCACCAGTGAGTCTTGCTATGGTCTTGACAACCTCACTGGCATCCAGACTGCTGGGCTTGCTCTGAGACTATATAAACTTCAAAAGAAACATTCAAAGAGACCCTGGCATTGACACAGGTATGAAGAATATCGCATGTATAAGTGATGCAGTAATCACTAGGGTGTCATTGCACAGGTTCATTCAGTAACAAATAAGGTGATGGCACAAAAGCCATAAAAGGtaagattttaaattaaaggacaaatgaattttttattgttaaagtGTAACTTTATGTTCTCACTTCAAGTGCATGAAAAGTGCTTGCCAATTTCCACAGGTTAGTCTGACTAGAATTATCAAATGGTGATACAGGGCCTGACATTCCAACTCCATGCCACTCGATAAAATCTCTAGAAGAAGAGACAACTTCCACAGTTTTATTCATTGTCACGTCAATTCTGTGTGAGTATATAGTCAAGGATTTGAAGACCCTCAAGCATAAGGGCTCCAATGACTTCTCCTTGGGAGATATCAACAATCATCTCAGGATTCTCACCTGTTCCATGCGCACCATAATAATTATAGTATCACACATAATAATTACAGTATCACACATAATAATTACAGTATCATTTGTACACACTGAACTCATCATACCTGTATCAGTTAGTAATCCATAATTTACAAGACGGTTAATTTGTGCAACTAGTATGTTAATCTCTTGTCCCTCCAATCCAAATGCACAAAGCATAAGAAGTTGTCTGCAAGAATTCTGGGTAGTAGTATGATCAATTCTAGATATCCAAATGTAGGAAGTTATACTTAGACAATAAAGTCCATTaactatacaaataaatattccttttatTCCCACAATatgatttataatttctttacCTTCCTCTGCAGGTTGATCAGATCCACAGTGGTCATAAGGACCAGGTAAATTCATTGACCAACACAAGAATATCCATGTCTCAACTTACTATCTTAATTGGAGGATTAGGAATATAAACCCAATAAGGATTATTTATCTCCATTACTTGTATAGTTACCACAGACAGCATGGCAAGAAACAAGTAGTGTTCAGAGATTTTTCAGACAGTCAAActattgtttctcttttatcagccaatttctttttttttttttttttttaaaatttttttttttttttttttttttaaagatttatttatttattatatgtaagtacactgtagctgtcttcagacactccagaagagggcgtcagatctcgttatgggtggttgtgagccaccatgttgttgctgggatttgaactccagacctttggaagagcagtcgggtgctcttacccattgagccatctcaccagccccttatcaGCCAATTTCTTAAGCTGTCACCATATAGGAGGATATCCATGTCAGCTGCAAATGCTTCACAATGCCTATCTTGCTCATGcagaattttatttagttttgatgGAATCCACAGTTTTTCATCTCCCTTAGAAACAAAGACATAGCTTCCACCCCATTGTAATTCCATCCTTGCTTTCCTTGTGATGTTAAAACATCATTGAAAATTCATTTCAGCAGCTGTTTTCCTGTTTAATtggcatttaaaattatttaaagtcaATAATACATTGTTTAGTTTATCTCTAGGGGTCCTTatcttccccctttttcttttaaaaacatctcttTTAAGGTATGATTAGATCTTTTCACAATTGCTTGACCTGTAGGATTATGGGGAATACCTGTAATATGTTTTATGTTACATCATGTAAAAAACTTGTTTCATGTAGTTAGAAAGGTAAGTAGGTGTATTAcgtaaagttttattttgtgatgGCATCCCCATAATTACCATTGTTCCTAATAAATGTGCTATTTattagtatttaattttaattagtaattACTAAATATAACTTATCATTagttattatttatctttaaataattaaatacttatttaataCTACAAAATCTACCCTTTCAGAGCTTAAGGCAGTTGTTCATTGAAAGGCTGTTAAGTATCAAtagtattatgtatatattttagcttTCCCAATTCTGTAAATGAAATACATCTATTtgccaaattttatttctttgttcaccTCCAGGATTACTGCTTGCAGGTAAAGGAATTTGATTATATATGCAACAATTAGGacaatttttaatgaattttttttttaagtttgtggcCATGTAACTGAGAACCTTCTCTTTAAGCTCTTACTTGACGCTTCTAACCCATTTCTACTAATAATTGATGTATTTCACCATTACCTTGAATCAGTAGTACTGGAAATCCAGTATGAGAGGGAATATGAGTTATATACAATGGgtaatttctgtctttaattGCCTGTTGTAATTCATAAATACTAAGGGTAATTCTGAGTTATCAGGAACAAGTTCAGCAGTTTCTATACATAAGACAAATCCTTCTGCATACTGAGAATcagtaataatattaaaaacttcAGGAAAATCTAATAATACCATAAAAATTGCATACAGTTTTGATTTTTGAACAGAATAGGGACTTTGAAATATGTTACTTATGTTTCCTGATTTATAACCTCCCATTCCTAATTAATTTGCATCAGTGTAAAATGTTAAAGCTCCAAGCTTTATCGgtgacttttttttaatccatggGAGAATCTCTTCTGGTTTTTTTATTAAAGCTTTACCTTTATGATATGGTAGTGATAGTAATTGAGCAATCCTATCACCTGCCTCTAATTGTGTGGTTTTCTTAACATAAGCCATGGCTTTAATTTCACCTTGATAATTTCCATTTATTAATCTTGCATGTACAACAAACACTTGATCTTCACAAAATTACTCCTACTGTCTCTGTAAGAATAGGACCATACACACCAGTGGGTATTTTATATCAAGGACTTTGTACAGACACTGTAAGATAGTTACCTACTGCTGAATAAAGAGTAGCACATATTATCGCCAATATTAAATTTACGTTCCCCTAATTGCCCTGTTGATGAACTGTTGCATTGCTAACAGAATATTGTTGGCTCAAGTTGTCTGATCTTGGGCCCCAAGGTAGGCCCCTtatctcatttccttttttttttttttttttNNNNNNNNNNNNNNNNNNNNNNNNNNNNNNNNNNNNNNNNNNNNNNNNNNNNNNNNNNNNNNNNNNNNNNNNNNNNNNNNNNNNNNNNNNNNNNNNNNNNNNNNNNNNNNNNNNNNNNNNNNNNNNNNNNNNNNNNNNNNNNNNNNNNNNNNNNNNNNNNNNNNNNNNNNNNNNNNNNNNNNNNNNNNNNNNNNNNNNNNNNNNNNNNNNNNNNNNNNNNNNNNNNNNNNNNNNNNNNNNNNNNNNNNNNNNNNNNNNNNNNNNNNNNNNNNNNNNNNNNNNNNNNNNNNNNNNNNNNNNNNNNNNNNNNNNNNNNNNNNNNNNNNNNNNNNNNNNNNNNNNNNNNNNNNNNNNNNNNNNNNNNNNNNNNNNNNNNNNNNNNNNNNNNNNNNNNNNNNNNNNNNNNNNNNNNNNNNNNNNNNNNNNNNNNNNNNNNNNNNNNNNNNNNNNNNNNNNNNNNNNNNNNNNNNNNNNNNNNNNNNNNNNNNNNNNNNNNNNNNNNNNNNNNNNNNNNNNNNNNNNNNNNNNNNNNNNNNNNNNNNNNNNNNNNNNNNNNNNNNNNNNNNNNNNNNNNNNNNNNNNNNNNNNNNNNNNNNNNNNNNNNNNNNNNNNNNNNNNNNNNNNNNNNNNNNNNNNNNNNNNNNNNNNNNNNNNNNNNNNNNNNNNNNNNNNNNNNNNNNNNNNNNNNNNNNNNNNNNNNNNNNNNNNNNNNNNNNNNNNNNNNNNNNNNNNNNNNNNNNNNNNNNNNNNNNNNNNNNNNNNNNNNNNNNNNNNNNNNNNNNNNNNNNNNNNNNNNNNNNNNNNNNNNNNNNNNNNNNNNNNNNNNNNNNNNNNNNNNNNNNNNNNNNNNNNNNNNNNNNNNNNNNNNNNNNNNNNNNNNNNNNNNNNNNNNNNNNNNNNNNNNNNNNNNNNNNNNNNNNNNNNNNNNNNNNNNNNNNNNNNNNNNNNNNNNNNNNNNNNNNNNNNNNNNNNNNNNNNNNNNNNNNNNNNNNNNNNNNNNNNNNNNNNNNNNNNNNNNNNNNNNNNNNNNNNNNNNNNNNNNNNNNNNNNNNNNNNNNNNNNNNNNNNNNNNNNNNNNNNNNNNNNNNNNNNNNNNNNNNNNNNNNNNNNNNNNNttttttttttttaattttcataccTTCTTTTTTTGGGAAGTCTCAAGAGCTTTTCTACTTGTTTACTTAATATTTGAAGTTGTGCAGTAAATTCAGTGTGTTCCTTTTTAAGTCTATCTCAtgtgaaggagggggaggaaattcCTCTCTATCCTCACTTCCAGTCTCTTCTGAAGTATACTTCTCACTTATTGACAGATTATTTTATTGTACACTAGATCTATATGTTTCTGATTTTTCACTCTGTAATCGTTCTAAGACAATTTGAAATTAAAGTACATAAAGACCAAATCTTTATAGGTATTTACTCTTCTATCTGGCGGTCCTGTTTTAAAGACCTTAGCACTTATTTCCACACTGACAATTTTAAGGGAATATTTGGAGTTGGTTTAAACCATAGACAATGCTTTTTAATTAATGCAAAGAGTTCAAtaatctttcttttgcttttactcTACTTATTTCCAATAAAAATTGAATTAACTGCACATACTTCTACTCTTGAGATGAAAAATTACTCAGACCAGCTGGTAAATTTTTCATGACCTCTGCCAAATCCTGGAGACACACTTACCACTTTGTTAGTACAACTTCTTTCACCTTCAGTCCTGGTGAGTCCGGATTCCTCCCCATCCTGGTCCACAACATTGGGCATCATTTATTGattggtgggggtggtggtaggTGCTGCCATAGAGAAGCTCACCAATATGCTGTCTTCATTTTTTGAAGGAGCCTTCTTGGAAAAGATTGACACCCAGCTAGCTCATTCCAGTTacttgttgtgggaaatattaaaaaaggacTCCAAGTTCCTGCGCTTCTCCCTGCTACTCTCTGCCCTGGTGGTCTAGCTGGCCACTTATTTCATGGAGATTCTGACtcagctccaaaatctctccatcCAGTTTGTTAAATTCCTATTGGCAGGtgccaaccccatgcttcaaaacccccacGACCTTTGTGGTGTACATCAGGCAAGCCCCCGCTTTGCTGCAGTGCCTTTCTcccttgaacccagatgagcccaCTCGAGCCGCCTCGTGAAGGAAAACATAACACAAACTTTGTTCAGAAACAATGgcaactcaatctctgggcacaacaactaaaatcctaatcttgtaagccttattaaatctaaatcctccggtggcaaatcctgatggatctgccattgaaaccaggagacaatagtaattacatcttgtccttACGCTATCCCTATCCAAAAGGaccctctccttcctgcttcctttcttccccagtccaacctggaagtcccgcctattCGCCCGGCGATTGGTTCTTTATTCAGTAGGGGATGGtttacaagaagtcacctgagtacatgactcattccttgttgAAACTCTTCCCTGGAGAacggaattagcatcaaaatacaagcgaCCCTAGGGCTATCCACAACTGGCTACTTTATTCAAACTTTATACCAGGGTAATTGTGGCTGGGAAAGGTTGCAGCTACTCAAGTTATCTTGCCTTTGCTCCCCGTGAGCAGATGAGCCACACAAACCTCAGTTCCGTTTGATCGTGGCTAGCCATAATTAATAGTTTCCCAGGGGTGTCTTCAGAGCAAGGTTGGTACAGTTCTCTCTGTTCTCAAGTAACACTAAGTGCAAATTCTCCAGACACAACATTTCCTCAAGGTTCAAACAGTCTCAGAACAATTTCTCAGCCTCTACTGATTGTAGTAAAAGCTTCACTGAAACATTCCACTTAAAGCCAGTCGTAAAGACTTTACTATACATATCATGAAAAGGGCTATTTCTCACTCTATTGTAGCTGTTTTAGGtcgaggtctttgatctacttggtcTTGAGTTGTGTGCAGgctgataaatatgaatctatttgcattcttctacatccaTTTACATCAGCATTTGTTGAGGATgcattcttttttccattctatggttttgccttctttgtcaaaaaatcaagtgtctataggtgTGCGAGTTTATTTCTGAATCTTTGACTTGATTCCATTGACCAGCCTGTCCATTTgtatacaaataccatgcagtaattgtcactattgctctgtagtacagcttgagatcagggatggtggtacctccagaagttcttttattatacaggattgttttaactattgtattagtcagggctctctagagtcacagaacttacagatagtctctatatagtaaaggaatttattgatgacttacagtctgcagtccaaatcccaacaatggttcagtagtagctgtgaatggaagtccaaggatctagcagttgctgagtcccacacggcaagaaggcgaaagagNgagagccagactcccttcttccaatgtccttatatggtcggtccccagcagaaggtgtagcccagattaaaggtgtgtgccaccacatctttaatcccagatggccttggactcggagatctccctgtcttaatcttctgggttcaatcaccactgtgtctcaagatctccataccaagatccagatcagaaacttctatctcccagtctccagattaggttcactggtgagccttccaattctggattgtagttcatttcaaatatagtcaagttgacaaccaggaatagccactacaactaTCCTGGGTACTTCTTTTGCTGTGTGAAATTGAGAAtggctctttcaaggtctgtaaaaaaatgttagaattttgatgggaattgcattgcttttggtaaggtggccacttttactatgttaatcctaccaatctatgaacatgggagatctttccatctttggatttattctttaatttcttatttcagagacttgaagttcttatcacacaggtctttcacttgcctggttagagttataccaagatatttcttatttgtggctattttttttttttgtggctattttgaagaCTATTGCTTCtcgaatttctttctcagcctgtttatcatttgtataaagaaggtctactgatttctttttctgttaatttGTATCCAGCAAcgttgctgaaagtgtttatcagctgtaggagctttctggtagaaattttggggtCAGTTATTTATACTATCTTATCTTCTGTGAAAATATCCTGAATTaggtaaccaagacccaaaaggacatgcatggtatatacttactTATAAGGGGATATTGGCAATAAACTACAGGATACCCATGATTCCCTCACTAGATCCAAGGTAGCTGAACAAGAATGACGACCCAAGTGacaatgcttgaatctcacttagaagagggacAGATGGAGGGACAGAACTGGGTAGAAGAGAGGATGGAAAAAGCTCTAGTGGGCATTCAAGATTAGgagtggggagagacagaagagaggccaggagaatgaatggaaatctacagTTGCTGAGGGTGGGGATTGAGAGGTGGGgtcatctctaggacatgccagagactaGTGATGGGTGAGACTCCCAGGATTCTATGgtggtgaccttagctgagactcatagCAGTGGCAATAGAGAACTTGATGAGGCAACCTCCTGTATtcaggcaggacccccagtggagatAGAATTTGTCCTGTTTACAAGAAATGCAAGAACaaaggtggagcagagactgaggagcAGCCAGCCATTAACAgccccaacttgaaacccatccaatgggcaagaaccaatccctgacactattaatgatactctgctatgtttgctgacaagaacctgaaataactgtcctttgagaggctctacccagcatctgactgaaacagacacagaggctcacagccaaaTGTTGGACAGAgattggggactcttatggaagagttaggggaaagattgaggaCCGCGCAagtgataggaactccacaggaaaaccaacagaatcaacaaacctggacTGTTGGGGAACCTCAGACACTGAAAGAACAACCAAAAATCATAAATGGGTTGGACTTAGGCCCCCtgcatgtatgtagcagatgtgcagcttggtctttatgtgggtccccaacaactggagcagggactgtccaAAAAACTGTTGCCcgtctgtggaatctgttcccctaaCTTGGCTGCTATGTCTGGCCACAATGGTAGAGGGTATGCCTACCCCTGCAGAGAGGAACTATGTGAAGGAGGTGGGGAACTGGAAGGGGTGAGGTAgcaattgggatataaagtgaatgaataaataaataaatacattaattaattgatGGGGAAAATTAAAGAGTCCTgacatttgtaaaaaaataaaaaataaatttctggtATCATATTttaggatacaaattggaagacCTGAATAGTGAGGAACACTCTCAGCGCTCTAGAAGATGTGGAAGGTAAATTTCATTTGAAAGCTGATACAAATGCATTACTGATTTAATGGGAAACCAAAGTTTTAAATAGAAACAACAGTGGAAATAAGTACagctttatgtttttaataattattaaagtCTCACAAGACCGTGTCCTTGAGTTTCATGCAGTACTTAGTATCATGGCATTCAATTATCATAAAAGGCATACACATTGATTTGGTGTTTGGTTTATAAGCAAATAGTTCATAGTAAAGCTAGTGTTACTTATACACTTACAATGATTTTCCAAAGTTTAGTGAGAGGAACAGTTTATAGGAGGCAAGAAAGTTATTGTTATGGAAAAATCTTAATCTCTATAGCACATGTCGAGGGGAACAAAATGTTAACCTGTATGAATGCACTGTGACTACCTTTTGTTGTCTCTCTGATAGACATAAGATCTGTCACTCTGGACACAAGCCTTGCGAACTTAAGGGATATGGAAAGAAGCAATGTACCTTTGCAGATAAAAGGtttcttcaaatatatgaaagaatcCATACTGAAgggaaaccctatgaatgtaagcaaTGCAGTCAAATCTTTGCAAATTTCTGTCATCTtcgaaaacatgaaaaaaaacatACTAGAGAAAAACTATATGAATGTAATGACTGTGGTAAATCCTTTCCAAGTCGCAATTCTCTTCAAATACACAACAGAactcatacaggagagaaaccctatgattGCAACGAGTGTGGTAAAGCATTTACATGTCGCAGTAATCTTCTActacacaaaagaactcatacaggagagaaaccctatgattGCAATGACTGTGGTAAAGCATTTGCAAGTAGTAGTAATcttcaaattcataaaagaaagcacactggagaaaaaccctatggatgtaatcaatgtggtaaagcctttgcatataGTAATGCTCTTCAAAAACATGAAAGAAGTCATACTAGAGAGAAAATCTATGagtgtaatcaatgtggtaaagcctttgcacgtCATAGAAGTCTTCAAAATCATGAAGAACATCATACTCTTGAAAAACCATATGAATgcaatcaatgtggtaaagcctttgcatataGCAGTAATCTTTATATACATGAAAGAAGTCATACTGGAGAAAAGCCATTCAAATGTactcaatgtggtaaagcctttccAAGTCACAGTTCtcttcaaatacatgaaagaactcatacaggagagaaaccctatgactgtaatgaatgtggtaaagcATTTGCATGCCGCAGTAATCTTCTActacacaaaagaactcatacaggagagaaaccctatcattGCATTGAATGTGGTAAAGCGTTTGCATGTAGCAGTAGTcttcaaaaacatgaaaaaac from Mus pahari chromosome 9, PAHARI_EIJ_v1.1, whole genome shotgun sequence includes:
- the LOC110326162 gene encoding zinc finger protein 431-like, whose translation is MAAVTYEDVHVNFTHEEWVLLDPSQKSLYKDVMLETYWNLTAIGYKLEDLNSEEHSQRSRRCGRHKICHSGHKPCELKGYGKKQCTFADKRFLQIYERIHTEGKPYECKQCSQIFANFCHLRKHEKKHTREKLYECNDCGKSFPSRNSLQIHNRTHTGEKPYDCNECGKAFTCRSNLLLHKRTHTGEKPYDCNDCGKAFASSSNLQIHKRKHTGEKPYGCNQCGKAFAYSNALQKHERSHTREKIYECNQCGKAFARHRSLQNHEEHHTLEKPYECNQCGKAFAYSSNLYIHERSHTGEKPFKCTQCGKAFPSHSSLQIHERTHTGEKPYDCNECGKAFACRSNLLLHKRTHTGEKPYHCIECGKAFACSSSLQKHEKTHTGERPYECNQCGKAFARRSDLYIHERIHTGEKPYECSQCGKAFVHCISLQRHERTHSGEKPYECNQCGKAFTRRFSLQVHERSHSGEKPYECNQCGKAFASRSSLRYHRKHHTVKKPN